A genomic region of Anas acuta chromosome 1, bAnaAcu1.1, whole genome shotgun sequence contains the following coding sequences:
- the RBM11 gene encoding splicing regulator RBM11 produces the protein MSGPGPCAGPGRAGEADRTLFVGNLESRVREEILYELFLQAGPLTKVTICKDKEGKPKSFGFVCFKHKESVPYAIALLNGIRLYGRPIKVRYRFGSSHSSELNSPTHGFENYVDLYSPSYRYQEPYGNAPFPVTPFPMNSSLPQEYSVFQKMMNHFLAQQYTVHSPVGQQFPYYQMTPPLPSNLSVPPYQNQAANFKSGQSSFELALPHSSDCEVYQVNESTSKRKREQQSCDSDTSTEDDQMKQRECDQKYKKCKATKKRH, from the exons ATgtcggggccggggccgtgtgcggggccggggcgggccggggaGGCGGACAGGACGCTGTTCGTGGGCAACCTGGAGAGCCGAGTGCGGGAGGAGATCCTCTACGAGCTCTTCCTGCAG GCTGGACCGTTAACCAAAGTGACAATTTGTAAAGACAAAGAAGGAAAGCCGAAGTCTTTTGGATTTGTCTGCTTTAAGCACAAAGAATCTGTGCCTTACGCGATTGCTTTGCTGAATGGAATCCGTTTATATGGAAGACCAATTAAAGTACGGTATCGTTTTG GGAGTTCGCACTCATCAGAACTAAACAGCCCGACACATGGTTTCGAGAACTATGTTGACTTATATTCACCTTCATATAG GTATCAAGAACCTTATGGAAATGCTCCATTTCCTGTTACTCCCTTTCCAATGAACAGTAGTTTACCTCAGGAATACTCAGTCTTTCAAAAGATG ATGAACCACTTTTTAGCACAGCAGTATACAGTTCACAGCCCAGTGGGTCAACAATTTCCTTACTATCAGATGACTCCGCCACTGCCTTCAAATTTATCCGTTCCTCCTTATCAGAATCAAGCTGCAAATTTTAAGTCTGGACAGAGTTCCTTTGAATTGGCCTTGCCACATTCAAGTGATTGTGAAGTGTACCAGGTGAATGAAAGTACTtctaaaagaaagagagaacagcAAAGCTGTGACAGTGACACTAGTACTGAAGATGaccaaatgaaacaaagagaGTGTGACCAAAAATACAAGAAGTGCAAAGCCACGAAAAAGAGGCATTAA